A genomic segment from Nicotiana tabacum cultivar K326 chromosome 7, ASM71507v2, whole genome shotgun sequence encodes:
- the LOC107795709 gene encoding uncharacterized protein LOC107795709 produces the protein MAGITITRWLTVSPASFTSLLRRLLSPYSLRYHHSSLPTHFPKTVSSFSVSTISSFRSRPFSTTTTTPETPISNTPTPAPPKRNTLVNFSLSDSEDSDSEADMNEVTKSSTKQIDKSKLPPPYDPFNKKPVIEEPEDPTNLQEVFQKMRSDGLINSAVKMFDGLSKDGLTHEALELFSQIKDKSQMPDVVAHTAVIEAYANAGQPKEAHKVYLRMLANGVLPNAYTYSVLIKSLAESGEGKLAKEAKKYVLEMVEKRGMKPNPATCLGSYEGLVKAGMEEEGNELLEIMKSKGAVPEESKMREVLKNKRGPIHRTIMQVFYGK, from the coding sequence ATGGCCGGAATAACCATTACCCGGTGGCTCACCGTCTCTCCGGCGTCTTTTACCTCACTACTTCGCCGTCTGCTTTCCCCTTATTCCCTTCGTTACCACCACTCCTCTTTGCCAACACATTTTCCCAAAACAGTGTCCTCTTTTTCAGTCTCCACAATTAGCTCATTCAGAAGCAGACCATTTTCCACCACTACTACCACCCCTGAAACACCCATTTCGAATACCCCAACTCCAGCTCCTCCGAAGCGCAACACATTAGTCAATTTCTCATTATCTGATTCAGAGGACTCCGATTCTGAGGCGGATATGAACGAGGTAACAAAATCGTCGACTAAACAGATAGACAAATCCAAATTACCACCACCATACGACCCATTTAATAAGAAACCCGTAATTGAGGAACCTGAAGACCCAACGAACTTGCAAGAAGTGTTTCAGAAGATGCGTTCAGATGGGCTGATCAACAGTGCAGTGAAGATGTTCGACGGATTGTCAAAGGATGGCTTAACCCATGAGGCATTGGAGCTATTCTCTCAGATCAAGGACAAGAGCCAGATGCCAGATGTGGTGGCTCACACGGCGGTGATCGAGGCATACGCCAATGCGGGGCAGCCCAAGGAGGCTCACAAGGTGTACCTGCGGATGCTGGCAAATGGGGTGCTTCCGAATGCCTATACGTATAGCGTTTTGATCAAGTCGTTGGCAGAAAGTGGAGAAGGGAAGTTGGCGAAAGAGGCGAAGAAGTATGTGTTGGAGATGGTGGAGAAAAGGGGAATGAAGCCCAATCCTGCTACTTGTTTGGGCAGTTACGAAGGGTTGGTGAAGGCAGGAATGGAGGAAGAAGGGAATGAATTATTGGAGATAATGAAGAGCAAAGGAGCTGTGCCTGAAGAGAGTAAGATGAGGGAGGTCTTGAAGAATAAAAGAGGACCAATTCATAGGACCATAATGCAGGTTTTCTATGGCAAGTAA